The following are encoded in a window of Kogia breviceps isolate mKogBre1 chromosome 12, mKogBre1 haplotype 1, whole genome shotgun sequence genomic DNA:
- the TNS2 gene encoding tensin-2 isoform X1, with the protein MKGKWLPPPGRFQEAPGQAPALFGPHGRHPRQPDTMKSSGPVERLLRALGRRDSSRATNRPRKTEPHSFREKVFRKKAPVCAVCKVTIDGTGVSCRVCKVATHRKCEAKVTSSCQALPPTELRRNTAPVRRIEHLGSTKSLNYSKQRSTLPRLRLLPRSFSLDPLMERRWDLDLTYVTERILAAAFPARPDEQRHRGHLRELAHVLQSKHRDKYLLFNLSEKRHDLTHLNPKVQDFGWPELHAPPLDKLCSICKAMEMWLSADPQHVVVLYCKGSKGKLGVIVSAYMHYSKISAGADQALATLTMRKFCEDKVASELQPSQHRYISYFSGLLSGSIRMNSSPLFLHYVLVPMLPAFEPGMGFQPFLKIYQSMQLVYTSGIYHVTGPGPQQLCISLEPALLLKGDVMVTCYHRGSRGTDRTLVFRVQFHTCTIHGPRLTFPKDQLDEAWTDERFPFQASVEFVFSSSPEKIKGSTPRNEPSVSVDYNTAEPAVRWDSYENFNLHHEDSVDDSVIHTRGPLDGSPYAQVQRAPRQTPPAPSPELPPPPLLSVSSDSGHSSTLTTEPAAESPGRPPPTAAERQELERLLGGCGVAAGGRGAGRETAILDDEEQPPAGGGPRLGMYSGHRPGLSRHCSCRQGYREPCGVPNGGYYRPEGTLERRRLAFGAYEGPPQGYAEASVEKRRLCRSLSEGPYPYLPELGKPANGDFGYRAPGYREVVILEDPGLPALCSCPACEEKLALPTAALYGLRLEREAGEGWANEAGKSLLHPVRPGHPLPLLVPACGHHHAPVPDYSCLKPPKAGEEGHEGCSYAMCPEGRYGHPGYPALVTYSYGGAVPSYCPAYGRAPHSCGSPGEGRRYPSSGAHSPRAGSISPGSPPYPQSRNLSYEIPAEEGGDRYPPPGHLVPAGPLASAESPEPVSWREGPSGHSTLPRSPRDAQCSASSELSGPSTPLHTSSPVQGKESARRQDTRSPTLAPTQRLSPGEALPPASQGGAERAPELPARSGPEPPAPGPFSPASPPSSPNDWPQERSPGGRSDSASPRGPVPTTLPGLRHTPWQALRDSPDSPDGSPLTPVPTQMPWLVASPEPPRSSPIPAFPLAASYDISGPTQPPLPEKRHLLGPGPQPGPWGPEQASPPARGTSHHVTFAPLLPDNAPHPPEPPMQESQSNVKFVQDTSKFWYKPHLSRDQAIALLKDKDPGAFLIRDSHSFQGAYGLALKVATPPPSAQPWKGDPLEQLVRHFLIETGPKGVKIKGCPSEPYFGSLSALVSQHSISPLSLPCCLRIPSKDPLEEAPEAPVPANMSTAADLLRQGAACSVLYLTSVETESLTGPQAVARASSAALSCSPRPTPVIVHFKVSAQGITLTDNQRKLFFRRHYPVNSITFASTDPQDRRWTNPDGTTSKIFGFVAKKPGSPWENVCHLFAELDPDQPAGAIVTFITKVLLGQRK; encoded by the exons ATGAAG GGGAAGTGGCTGCCTCCGCCAGGCCGCTTCCAGGAAGCCCCGGGCCAGGCCCCAGCATTGTTCGGGCCCCACGGCCGGCACCCCAGGCAGCCGGACACCATGAAGTCCAGCGGCCCAGTGGAGAGGCTGCTCAGAGccctggggaggagggacagCAGCCGGGCCACCAACAGG CCTAGGAAAACTGAGCCACATAGCTTCCGGGAGAAGGTTTTCCGGAAGAAAGCACCGGTCTGTGCAGTGTGTAAGGTGACCATCGATGGGACAGGCGTCTCGTGCCGAG TCTGCAAGGTGGCGACACACAGAAAATGTGAAGCAAAG GTGACTTCCTCCTGTCAGGCCTTGCCTCCCACGGAGCTG CGGAGAAACACGGCCCCTGTGAGGCGCATAGAGCACCTG GGATCCACCAAGTCTCTGAACTACTCAAAGCAACGCAGCACTCTGCCCAG GCTTCGCCTCCTCCCCAGGAGCTTCAGCCTGGATCCTCTCATGGAGCGCCGCTGGGACTTGGACCTCACCTACGTGACTGAGCGGATCCTGGCCGCCGCCTTCCCCGCGCGGCCCGACGAGCAGCGACACCGAGGCCACCTGCGCGAACTGGCTCACGTGCTGCAATCCAAGCACCGCGACAAGTACCTG CTCTTCAACCTTTCAGAGAAAAGACATGACCTGACCCACCTAAACCCCAAG GTCCAGGACTTTGGCTGGCCTGAGCTGCACGCGCCCCCACTGGACAAGCTGTGCTCCATCTGCAAAGCCATGGAGATGTGGCTCAGTGCCGACCCGCAGCACGTGGTCGTACTGTACTGCAAG GGGAGCAAGGGTAAGCTCGGGGTCATCGTCTCTGCCTACATGCACTACAGCAAGATCTCTGCAGG GGCAGACCAGGCGCTGGCTACCCTTACCATGAGGAAGTTCTGTGAGGACAAGGTGGCCTCGGAGCTGCAGCCCTCCCAGCACCG GTATATCAGCTACTTCAGTGGTCTGCTGTCCGGCTCCATCAGAATGAACAGCAGCCCCCTCTTCCTGCACTATGTGCTCGTGCCCATGCTGCCAGCCTTTGAACCTGGCATGG GTTTCCAGCCCTTCCTCAAGATCTACCAGTCCATGCAGCTTGTCTACACATCTGGAATCTA tcATGTCACAGGCCCTGGTCCCCAGCAGCTTTGCATTAGCCTGGAGCCAGCTCTCCTCCTCAAAGGCGATGTCATG gTGACGTGCTATCACAGGGGTAGCCGGGGGACTGACCGGACCCTCGTGTTCCGAGTCCAGTTCCACACGTGTACTATCCATGGACCACGGCTCACCTTCCCCAAGGACCAGCTGGACGAGGCCTGGACCG ACGAGAGGTTCCCCTTCCAAGCCTCGGTGGAGTTCGTCTTCTCCTCTAGCCCAGAGAAGATCAAAG GCAGCACGCCACGGAACGAGCCCTCGGTCTCTGTTGACTACAACACGGCAGAGCCTGCCGTGCGCTGGGACTCCTACGAGAACTTCAACCTGCACCACGAAGACAGTgtggatg ACTCCGTCATCCATACCCGGGGACCCCTGGATGGCAGTCCTTACGCCCAGGTGCAGCGGGCCCCCCGCCAGACCCCGCCGGCGCCCTCTCCGGagctgcccccgcccccgctgcTCTCTGTCAGCAGCGATTCTGGCCATTCATCCACGCTGACCACCGAGCCAGCCGCTGAGTCCCCTGGCCGGCCACCCCCGACAGCTGCCGAGAGGCAGGAGCTGGAGCGCCTCCTGGGGGGCTGTGGAGTGGCCGCTGGGGGCCGGGGAGCTGGGCGTGAGACGGCCATCCTCGatgatgaagagcagcccccggcGGGCGGAGGCCCCCGCCTTGGAATGTATTCGGGAcacaggcctggcctcagccGCCACTGCTCCTGCCGCCAGGGCTACCGGGAACCCTGCGGGGTCCCCAATGGGGGCTACTACCGGCCAGAGGGGACCCTGGAGAGGCGGCGGCTGGCCTTCGGGGCCTACGAGGGGCCCCCACAGGGCTATGCTGAGGCCTCCGTGGAGAAGAGGCGCCTCTGCCGATCGCTGTCCGAGGGGCCGTACCCTTACCTGCCTGAGCTGGGGAAACCGGCCAATGGGGACTTCGGCTACCGCGCCCCAGGCTACCGGGAGGTGGTGATCCTGGAGGACCCTGGGCTGCCTGCCCTGTGCTCATGCCCCGCCTGTGAGGAGAAGCTAGCGCTGCCCACGGCAGCCCTCTATGGGCTGCGCCTggagagggaggctggagaggggtGGGCGAATGAGGCTGGCAAGTCCCTCCTGCACCCGGTGCGACCTGGGCACCCGCTGCCCCTGCTGGTGCCTGCCTGCGGGCACCACCATGCCCCAGTGCCTGACTACAGCTGCCTGAAGCCACCCAAGGCAGGCGAGGAAGGGCATGAGGGCTGCTCCTATGCCATGTGCCCCGAAGGCAGGTATGGGCATCCAGGGTACCCTGCCCTGGTGACATACAGCTATGGAGGAGCGGTTCCCAGTTACTGCCCAGCGTATGGCCGGGCGCCTCACAGCTGCGGGTCTCCAGGTGAGGGCAGAAGGTATCCCAGCTCTGGTGCCCACTCCCCCCGGGCTGGCTCCATTTCCCCCGGCAGCCCGCCCTACCCCCAATCCAGGAACCTCAGCTACGAGATCcctgcagaggagggaggggacaggtATCCGCCGCCCGGGCACCTGGTCCCAGCAGGACCCTTGGCATCTGCAG AGTCGCCGGAGCCCGTGTCCTGGAGGGAGGGCCCCAGTGGGCACAGCACCCTGCCTCGGTCTCCCCGAGATGCCCAGTGCAGTGCCTCTTCTGAGCTGTCTGGTCCCTCCACGCCCCTGCACACCAGCAGCCCAGTCCAGGGCAAGGAGAG CGCCCGACGGCAGGACACTAGGTCCCCCACCTTGGCGCCCACTCAGAGACTGAGTCCCGGAGAGGCCTTGCCACCTGCCTCCCAGGGAGGAGCTGAAAGAGCTCCAGAGCTGCCAGCAAGAAGTGGGCCTGAGCCTCCGGCCCCTGGtcccttctccccagcctccccgccCAGCTCACCCAACGACTGGCCTCAGGAGAGGAGCCCGGGGGGCCGTTCGGACAGCGCCAGTCCGAGGGGCCCTGTACCCACCACCCTGCCCGGCCTCCGCCACACCCCCTGGCAGGCCCTTCGAGACTCCCCGGACAGCCCAGACGGGTCCCCCCTCACCCCTGTGCCTACTCAGATGCCCTGGCTTGTGGCCAGCCCAGAGCCGCCTAGGAGCTCACCCATACCTGCCTTCCCTCTGGCTGCATCTTATGACATCAGtggccccacccagcccccactTCCCGAGAAGCGCCACCTGCTGGGGCCTGGGCCACAGCCGGGACCCTGGGGCCCAGAGCAGGCATCACCACCAGCCAGAGGCACGAGTCACCATGTCACTTTTGCACCTCTGCTCCCGGATAATGCCCCCCATCCCCCAG AGCCCCCTATGCAAGAGAGCCAGAGCAACGTCAAGTTTGTCCAGGATACGTCCAAGTTCTGGTATAAGCCACACCTGTCCCGTGACCAAG CCATTGCCCTGCTGAAGGACAAGGACCCTGGGGCCTTCTTGATCAGGGACAGTCATTCATTCCAAGGAGCCTATGGGCTGGCTCTCAAGGTGGCTACGCCCCCACCCAGCGCCCAGCCCTGGAAAG gggaCCCCTTGGAACAGCTGGTCCGCCATTTTCTCATTGAGACTGGGCCCAAAGGGGTGAAGATCAAGGGCTGCCCCAGCGAGCCCTACTTTG GCAGCCTGTCGGCCCTGGTCTCCCAGCACTCCATCTCCCCGctgtccctgccctgctgcctgCGCATTCCCAGCAAAG ATCCTCTGGAGGAGGCCCCAGAGGCCCCAGTGCCCGCCAACATGAGCACAGCAGCAGACCTTCTGCGTCAGGGCGCCG cctGCAGTGTGCTCTACCTGACCTCAGTGGAGACGGAGTCGCTGACAGGCCCCCAAGCGGTGGCGCGGGCCAGCTCCGCAGCTCTGAGCTGCAGCCCCCGCCCCACGCCAGTCATTGTCCACTTCAAGGTCTCAGCCCAGGGCATCACGCTGACAGACAACCAGAGGAA GCTCTTCTTTCGCCGCCATTATCCAGTGAACAGCATCACCTTCGCCAGCACTGACCCTCAGGACCGGAG ATGGACCAACCCGGACGGGACCACCTCCAA GATCTTTGGTTTCGTGGCCAAGAAGCCGGGAAGCCCCTGGGAGAATGTGTGTCACCTCTTTGCAGAGCTTGACCCAGATCAGCCTGCAGGCGCCATTGTCACCTTCATCACCAAAGTTTTGCTGGGccagagaaaatga
- the TNS2 gene encoding tensin-2 isoform X4: MKSSGPVERLLRALGRRDSSRATNRPRKTEPHSFREKVFRKKAPVCAVCKVTIDGTGVSCRVCKVATHRKCEAKVTSSCQALPPTELRRNTAPVRRIEHLGSTKSLNYSKQRSTLPRLRLLPRSFSLDPLMERRWDLDLTYVTERILAAAFPARPDEQRHRGHLRELAHVLQSKHRDKYLLFNLSEKRHDLTHLNPKVQDFGWPELHAPPLDKLCSICKAMEMWLSADPQHVVVLYCKGSKGKLGVIVSAYMHYSKISAGADQALATLTMRKFCEDKVASELQPSQHRYISYFSGLLSGSIRMNSSPLFLHYVLVPMLPAFEPGMGFQPFLKIYQSMQLVYTSGIYHVTGPGPQQLCISLEPALLLKGDVMVTCYHRGSRGTDRTLVFRVQFHTCTIHGPRLTFPKDQLDEAWTDERFPFQASVEFVFSSSPEKIKGSTPRNEPSVSVDYNTAEPAVRWDSYENFNLHHEDSVDDSVIHTRGPLDGSPYAQVQRAPRQTPPAPSPELPPPPLLSVSSDSGHSSTLTTEPAAESPGRPPPTAAERQELERLLGGCGVAAGGRGAGRETAILDDEEQPPAGGGPRLGMYSGHRPGLSRHCSCRQGYREPCGVPNGGYYRPEGTLERRRLAFGAYEGPPQGYAEASVEKRRLCRSLSEGPYPYLPELGKPANGDFGYRAPGYREVVILEDPGLPALCSCPACEEKLALPTAALYGLRLEREAGEGWANEAGKSLLHPVRPGHPLPLLVPACGHHHAPVPDYSCLKPPKAGEEGHEGCSYAMCPEGRYGHPGYPALVTYSYGGAVPSYCPAYGRAPHSCGSPGEGRRYPSSGAHSPRAGSISPGSPPYPQSRNLSYEIPAEEGGDRYPPPGHLVPAGPLASAESPEPVSWREGPSGHSTLPRSPRDAQCSASSELSGPSTPLHTSSPVQGKESARRQDTRSPTLAPTQRLSPGEALPPASQGGAERAPELPARSGPEPPAPGPFSPASPPSSPNDWPQERSPGGRSDSASPRGPVPTTLPGLRHTPWQALRDSPDSPDGSPLTPVPTQMPWLVASPEPPRSSPIPAFPLAASYDISGPTQPPLPEKRHLLGPGPQPGPWGPEQASPPARGTSHHVTFAPLLPDNAPHPPEPPMQESQSNVKFVQDTSKFWYKPHLSRDQAIALLKDKDPGAFLIRDSHSFQGAYGLALKVATPPPSAQPWKGDPLEQLVRHFLIETGPKGVKIKGCPSEPYFGSLSALVSQHSISPLSLPCCLRIPSKDPLEEAPEAPVPANMSTAADLLRQGAACSVLYLTSVETESLTGPQAVARASSAALSCSPRPTPVIVHFKVSAQGITLTDNQRKLFFRRHYPVNSITFASTDPQDRRWTNPDGTTSKIFGFVAKKPGSPWENVCHLFAELDPDQPAGAIVTFITKVLLGQRK; the protein is encoded by the exons ATGAAGTCCAGCGGCCCAGTGGAGAGGCTGCTCAGAGccctggggaggagggacagCAGCCGGGCCACCAACAGG CCTAGGAAAACTGAGCCACATAGCTTCCGGGAGAAGGTTTTCCGGAAGAAAGCACCGGTCTGTGCAGTGTGTAAGGTGACCATCGATGGGACAGGCGTCTCGTGCCGAG TCTGCAAGGTGGCGACACACAGAAAATGTGAAGCAAAG GTGACTTCCTCCTGTCAGGCCTTGCCTCCCACGGAGCTG CGGAGAAACACGGCCCCTGTGAGGCGCATAGAGCACCTG GGATCCACCAAGTCTCTGAACTACTCAAAGCAACGCAGCACTCTGCCCAG GCTTCGCCTCCTCCCCAGGAGCTTCAGCCTGGATCCTCTCATGGAGCGCCGCTGGGACTTGGACCTCACCTACGTGACTGAGCGGATCCTGGCCGCCGCCTTCCCCGCGCGGCCCGACGAGCAGCGACACCGAGGCCACCTGCGCGAACTGGCTCACGTGCTGCAATCCAAGCACCGCGACAAGTACCTG CTCTTCAACCTTTCAGAGAAAAGACATGACCTGACCCACCTAAACCCCAAG GTCCAGGACTTTGGCTGGCCTGAGCTGCACGCGCCCCCACTGGACAAGCTGTGCTCCATCTGCAAAGCCATGGAGATGTGGCTCAGTGCCGACCCGCAGCACGTGGTCGTACTGTACTGCAAG GGGAGCAAGGGTAAGCTCGGGGTCATCGTCTCTGCCTACATGCACTACAGCAAGATCTCTGCAGG GGCAGACCAGGCGCTGGCTACCCTTACCATGAGGAAGTTCTGTGAGGACAAGGTGGCCTCGGAGCTGCAGCCCTCCCAGCACCG GTATATCAGCTACTTCAGTGGTCTGCTGTCCGGCTCCATCAGAATGAACAGCAGCCCCCTCTTCCTGCACTATGTGCTCGTGCCCATGCTGCCAGCCTTTGAACCTGGCATGG GTTTCCAGCCCTTCCTCAAGATCTACCAGTCCATGCAGCTTGTCTACACATCTGGAATCTA tcATGTCACAGGCCCTGGTCCCCAGCAGCTTTGCATTAGCCTGGAGCCAGCTCTCCTCCTCAAAGGCGATGTCATG gTGACGTGCTATCACAGGGGTAGCCGGGGGACTGACCGGACCCTCGTGTTCCGAGTCCAGTTCCACACGTGTACTATCCATGGACCACGGCTCACCTTCCCCAAGGACCAGCTGGACGAGGCCTGGACCG ACGAGAGGTTCCCCTTCCAAGCCTCGGTGGAGTTCGTCTTCTCCTCTAGCCCAGAGAAGATCAAAG GCAGCACGCCACGGAACGAGCCCTCGGTCTCTGTTGACTACAACACGGCAGAGCCTGCCGTGCGCTGGGACTCCTACGAGAACTTCAACCTGCACCACGAAGACAGTgtggatg ACTCCGTCATCCATACCCGGGGACCCCTGGATGGCAGTCCTTACGCCCAGGTGCAGCGGGCCCCCCGCCAGACCCCGCCGGCGCCCTCTCCGGagctgcccccgcccccgctgcTCTCTGTCAGCAGCGATTCTGGCCATTCATCCACGCTGACCACCGAGCCAGCCGCTGAGTCCCCTGGCCGGCCACCCCCGACAGCTGCCGAGAGGCAGGAGCTGGAGCGCCTCCTGGGGGGCTGTGGAGTGGCCGCTGGGGGCCGGGGAGCTGGGCGTGAGACGGCCATCCTCGatgatgaagagcagcccccggcGGGCGGAGGCCCCCGCCTTGGAATGTATTCGGGAcacaggcctggcctcagccGCCACTGCTCCTGCCGCCAGGGCTACCGGGAACCCTGCGGGGTCCCCAATGGGGGCTACTACCGGCCAGAGGGGACCCTGGAGAGGCGGCGGCTGGCCTTCGGGGCCTACGAGGGGCCCCCACAGGGCTATGCTGAGGCCTCCGTGGAGAAGAGGCGCCTCTGCCGATCGCTGTCCGAGGGGCCGTACCCTTACCTGCCTGAGCTGGGGAAACCGGCCAATGGGGACTTCGGCTACCGCGCCCCAGGCTACCGGGAGGTGGTGATCCTGGAGGACCCTGGGCTGCCTGCCCTGTGCTCATGCCCCGCCTGTGAGGAGAAGCTAGCGCTGCCCACGGCAGCCCTCTATGGGCTGCGCCTggagagggaggctggagaggggtGGGCGAATGAGGCTGGCAAGTCCCTCCTGCACCCGGTGCGACCTGGGCACCCGCTGCCCCTGCTGGTGCCTGCCTGCGGGCACCACCATGCCCCAGTGCCTGACTACAGCTGCCTGAAGCCACCCAAGGCAGGCGAGGAAGGGCATGAGGGCTGCTCCTATGCCATGTGCCCCGAAGGCAGGTATGGGCATCCAGGGTACCCTGCCCTGGTGACATACAGCTATGGAGGAGCGGTTCCCAGTTACTGCCCAGCGTATGGCCGGGCGCCTCACAGCTGCGGGTCTCCAGGTGAGGGCAGAAGGTATCCCAGCTCTGGTGCCCACTCCCCCCGGGCTGGCTCCATTTCCCCCGGCAGCCCGCCCTACCCCCAATCCAGGAACCTCAGCTACGAGATCcctgcagaggagggaggggacaggtATCCGCCGCCCGGGCACCTGGTCCCAGCAGGACCCTTGGCATCTGCAG AGTCGCCGGAGCCCGTGTCCTGGAGGGAGGGCCCCAGTGGGCACAGCACCCTGCCTCGGTCTCCCCGAGATGCCCAGTGCAGTGCCTCTTCTGAGCTGTCTGGTCCCTCCACGCCCCTGCACACCAGCAGCCCAGTCCAGGGCAAGGAGAG CGCCCGACGGCAGGACACTAGGTCCCCCACCTTGGCGCCCACTCAGAGACTGAGTCCCGGAGAGGCCTTGCCACCTGCCTCCCAGGGAGGAGCTGAAAGAGCTCCAGAGCTGCCAGCAAGAAGTGGGCCTGAGCCTCCGGCCCCTGGtcccttctccccagcctccccgccCAGCTCACCCAACGACTGGCCTCAGGAGAGGAGCCCGGGGGGCCGTTCGGACAGCGCCAGTCCGAGGGGCCCTGTACCCACCACCCTGCCCGGCCTCCGCCACACCCCCTGGCAGGCCCTTCGAGACTCCCCGGACAGCCCAGACGGGTCCCCCCTCACCCCTGTGCCTACTCAGATGCCCTGGCTTGTGGCCAGCCCAGAGCCGCCTAGGAGCTCACCCATACCTGCCTTCCCTCTGGCTGCATCTTATGACATCAGtggccccacccagcccccactTCCCGAGAAGCGCCACCTGCTGGGGCCTGGGCCACAGCCGGGACCCTGGGGCCCAGAGCAGGCATCACCACCAGCCAGAGGCACGAGTCACCATGTCACTTTTGCACCTCTGCTCCCGGATAATGCCCCCCATCCCCCAG AGCCCCCTATGCAAGAGAGCCAGAGCAACGTCAAGTTTGTCCAGGATACGTCCAAGTTCTGGTATAAGCCACACCTGTCCCGTGACCAAG CCATTGCCCTGCTGAAGGACAAGGACCCTGGGGCCTTCTTGATCAGGGACAGTCATTCATTCCAAGGAGCCTATGGGCTGGCTCTCAAGGTGGCTACGCCCCCACCCAGCGCCCAGCCCTGGAAAG gggaCCCCTTGGAACAGCTGGTCCGCCATTTTCTCATTGAGACTGGGCCCAAAGGGGTGAAGATCAAGGGCTGCCCCAGCGAGCCCTACTTTG GCAGCCTGTCGGCCCTGGTCTCCCAGCACTCCATCTCCCCGctgtccctgccctgctgcctgCGCATTCCCAGCAAAG ATCCTCTGGAGGAGGCCCCAGAGGCCCCAGTGCCCGCCAACATGAGCACAGCAGCAGACCTTCTGCGTCAGGGCGCCG cctGCAGTGTGCTCTACCTGACCTCAGTGGAGACGGAGTCGCTGACAGGCCCCCAAGCGGTGGCGCGGGCCAGCTCCGCAGCTCTGAGCTGCAGCCCCCGCCCCACGCCAGTCATTGTCCACTTCAAGGTCTCAGCCCAGGGCATCACGCTGACAGACAACCAGAGGAA GCTCTTCTTTCGCCGCCATTATCCAGTGAACAGCATCACCTTCGCCAGCACTGACCCTCAGGACCGGAG ATGGACCAACCCGGACGGGACCACCTCCAA GATCTTTGGTTTCGTGGCCAAGAAGCCGGGAAGCCCCTGGGAGAATGTGTGTCACCTCTTTGCAGAGCTTGACCCAGATCAGCCTGCAGGCGCCATTGTCACCTTCATCACCAAAGTTTTGCTGGGccagagaaaatga